ACTTAATAGTGCCATCAATTTCTTGGCATCTAAGTTAGGCAAAGGTCCTATTTCGATGTCTAAAAAAATTAAGAACAGTGTGAAGTCTGCCGTAAAGTTTATCAATAACTTTGAAAAGATTGCTTCCGATATTGCTATTGAAAATGGTTATGATTATGTGATTTGTGGGCACATCCATCAACCAGAAATCAAACGTATTGAAACTGAGGCTGGCACAGTAACCTATTTAAATTCGGGGGACTGGGTTGAAAGCTTAACGACTCTAGAGTATTATGATGGCAAATGGCATCTGTTTAGTTTTAAGGACAACTTTTTATTTGAAGAGGCCACAGAAACCGATGCTGAAGAGGAAGAAGTATTAGAAACCAAAGTGCTTTTTCAAAACATGATGAAAGAGTTTGAAACTGAAGTAAAGCAACCTAAAGTCCCAACACATTAAAGTTTTATGAAAGTACTTTACGCGATTCAAGGTACAGGTAATGGGCATTTAAGTCGCGCACGTGATATCATTCCTATTCTGCAAAAAAAAGATATTGAGTTAGATATACTAGTAAGCGGAACAGAAGCCGATATTAATATTCCATATCCCATAGCTTACCAATTAAAAGGACTCAGTTTTGTGTTTGGTAAACAAGGCGGTGTCGATTTTTGGAAAACCTATTTTAAGGCGAAAAGTATGCGCCTTCACAAAGAAATTAATACCCTGCCCGTTGAAAATTACGATTTGATAATCAACGATTTTGAGCCTGTATCGGCCTGGGCTTGTAAACTGAAAAAATTACCCTGCGTGAGTTTAAGTCATCAATCAGCCGTATTGGTTTCAAACGCACCAAAACCTAAGAGAAAAGATGCTTTAGGGAAGCTCATTCTTAAAAAATACGCGCCAACCACTAAGCAGTATGGGTTTCATTTTAAGAGCTATCAAGACGATGTGTTTACACCTGTTATTAGACAAG
The genomic region above belongs to Mariniflexile litorale and contains:
- a CDS encoding UDP-2,3-diacylglucosamine diphosphatase, which encodes MKKRAVEIVVISDVHLGTYGCRSKELVKYLKSIKPEKVILNGDIIDIWQFSKRYWPKSHMKVIKLITSWISKGVEVNYITGNHDEMLRKFVGFQMGSFSISNKELLTIDGKKAWIFHGDVFDVTMQHSKSIAKLGAVGYDSLILLNSAINFLASKLGKGPISMSKKIKNSVKSAVKFINNFEKIASDIAIENGYDYVICGHIHQPEIKRIETEAGTVTYLNSGDWVESLTTLEYYDGKWHLFSFKDNFLFEEATETDAEEEEVLETKVLFQNMMKEFETEVKQPKVPTH
- a CDS encoding glycosyltransferase family protein, which translates into the protein MKVLYAIQGTGNGHLSRARDIIPILQKKDIELDILVSGTEADINIPYPIAYQLKGLSFVFGKQGGVDFWKTYFKAKSMRLHKEINTLPVENYDLIINDFEPVSAWACKLKKLPCVSLSHQSAVLVSNAPKPKRKDALGKLILKKYAPTTKQYGFHFKSYQDDVFTPVIRQDIRNAVCEKGNHYTVYLPSYDDEKILKILSKIKEVSWEVFSKHNKKVVVHKNITIQPITNETFVKSMASSQGILCGAGFETPAEALFMRKKLLVIPMKGQYEQECNAAALKDLGVPVIKSLKKKYIKNMMEWVASDTLVYVDYPDITEEIIDRLLKENL